The Candidatus Saccharimonadales bacterium genome contains a region encoding:
- a CDS encoding response regulator, whose translation MTRIAIIEDDPVISQMYRMKFEADGFEVQLADNGERGVALVEEFQPDLILLDMKMPHMDGAEALAEMRAHDWGKDIPVIILTNLGEEEAPKSLKNLSIHSYIVKADLTPRQVVGRVKEALGLS comes from the coding sequence ATGACAAGAATAGCAATCATCGAAGACGATCCAGTAATTAGCCAGATGTACCGTATGAAGTTTGAGGCGGACGGTTTCGAAGTACAGCTTGCCGATAATGGCGAGCGTGGGGTTGCCTTAGTTGAAGAATTTCAGCCCGACCTTATCCTGCTTGATATGAAAATGCCCCACATGGATGGTGCCGAAGCATTAGCCGAAATGCGTGCTCATGACTGGGGTAAAGATATCCCAGTTATCATCCTGACAAACCTAGGTGAAGAAGAAGCTCCAAAGAGCCTAAAAAATCTTTCCATTCACAGCTACATCGTCAAAGCAGATCTAACTCCACGCCAGGTTGTTGGACGAGTCAAAGAAGCCCTCGGACTTTCTTAG
- a CDS encoding bifunctional 5,10-methylenetetrahydrofolate dehydrogenase/5,10-methenyltetrahydrofolate cyclohydrolase — translation MPKILDGTELVGYIKERQAKQVRALRQASKVFPRLVVIKSTSATAVIDTYVRMKQRYAEDILIETVVETIDESEMISALQRLNADPMVHGIIVQLPLKDISKTDEIVDQIAPEKDVDGLGKNAGFESATAGAVSWLLAGYAVELTGKKIAIVGNGRLVGAPLAKMWRDSGHDVTVLDSTHADIPGVLRQSDVIVSATGVPNLIKSDMVAIGATVVDAGTASENGVIVGDVDPSLRDRDDLKITPEKGGVGPLTIAALFDHVIQAAQTVASTKN, via the coding sequence ATGCCAAAAATATTAGACGGAACCGAACTAGTCGGATATATCAAAGAGCGCCAAGCAAAACAGGTGCGCGCTTTGAGACAAGCGTCCAAGGTATTTCCACGCCTCGTGGTTATTAAAAGTACGTCTGCCACAGCGGTTATTGACACGTATGTGCGCATGAAACAGCGCTACGCCGAAGATATTCTAATTGAAACTGTCGTTGAAACAATAGATGAATCTGAAATGATAAGCGCGCTTCAGCGCCTCAACGCCGATCCCATGGTTCACGGGATTATCGTGCAGCTGCCATTGAAGGATATTAGCAAAACTGACGAAATCGTTGATCAGATTGCACCCGAAAAAGATGTTGATGGACTTGGCAAAAATGCTGGTTTCGAAAGCGCAACAGCGGGTGCGGTTAGTTGGCTTTTGGCCGGATATGCAGTTGAATTAACCGGTAAAAAAATAGCCATAGTCGGTAATGGGCGTTTAGTCGGAGCTCCCCTTGCGAAAATGTGGCGCGACAGCGGCCATGACGTAACGGTTCTTGATAGTACCCATGCTGACATTCCAGGCGTACTTCGTCAAAGCGATGTCATCGTCAGTGCTACGGGCGTGCCTAATCTTATTAAAAGCGACATGGTGGCAATTGGCGCAACGGTTGTTGATGCAGGCACCGCCAGCGAAAACGGCGTCATCGTCGGTGATGTTGACCCAAGCCTAAGAGACCGCGATGATCTAAAAATTACACCCGAAAAAGGTGGCGTAGGCCCGCTCACAATCGCGGCACTTTTTGATCACGTTATTCAAGCAGCGCAAACAGTGGCTAGTACTAAAAACTAA